A window of Neorhizobium galegae bv. orientalis str. HAMBI 540 genomic DNA:
CCCCTGGTCGGTAACCCGCACGATCCGGATCGTGCGGGGTTTGATGTCACGAGCACAAGCTCTCAACCGCCTCGATGTGCTACGCCACCTGCACCACATGCCCCGCGGAAACCTCCCGATACTCCCGCTTTGGCGGCACGTAGTTGACCGGGCGGATCGGGCTCTTGATCTCGTCGGTCGACATGTTGCGCTTGATCCGCCGGCGGGACGGATCCGGGACCGGCACGGCCGACATCAGCTTCTTCGTATAAGGATGCTGCGGGTTCTCGAACACTGCCGCCCGCGGGCCGATTTCGACGATCTCGCCGAGATACATCACAGCGACCCGATGGCTGACACGCTCGACGACGGCCATGTCGTGGCTGATGAACAGGAAGGCGAGATTGAGGCTCTGCTGCAGGTCGAGGAGCAGGTTGCAGACCTGCGCCTTGATCGACACGTCGAGAGCTGAAACCGCCTCGTCCGCGACGATGATCTTCGGGTCGAGCATCAAGGCGCGGGCGATCGCGATGCGCTGGCGCTGGCCGCCGGAAAACTCGTGCGGGAAACGCTTCATCATGTCGGCGGAAAGGCCGACCTTCTCCATCAGGCTCGCTGCCTTGTCGCGGGCCTGTTGCTTGGTGCCGAGGCTGTGCTCGACATAGGGCTCCATGACAGCCGAACCGACGCTCATGCGCGGGTTCAATGAGGCGAACGGATCCTGGAAGACCATCTGGATCGACCGGCGCATCTGGCGCAGCGTCGGCTGGTCGAGCTTCATGACCTCATAACCATCGAGAGTGACCTCGCCGCTGGTCGGCGTGATCAGGCGGGTGACCGATCGGCCGGTGGTCGACTTGCCGCAGCCCGATTCGCCGACGAGCGACAGGGTCTCGCCCGGGAACAGATCGAAGGAGACCTTTTCGACCGCATGGACCGCCCCGGACTTGCGACCAAACAGGCCGGAATGGATGTCGAACCGGGTGGTCAGGTCCTTGACGTCGAGGATCGGCGTCTTGCCCTTGCCGACCGTGTCGGTGACGTCGGCAAGCGGCATCTGCTCGCCGGTCTTGATATCGACGATCGGGAAGCGGAGCGGAAGCTTGCGCTCGCCCATCGAGCCGAGACGCGGCACGGCGGAGAGAAGTGCACGGGTATAGGGATGCTGGCCGCGGTGAAAGATGTCGCCGGTCTCGCCCGTCTCCACCGCATCGCCGCGATACATGACGATGGTGCGGTCGGCGACTTCGGCCACCACGCCCATGTCGTGGGTGATGAAGAGGACCGACATGCCCTCCTCTTCCTGCAGCACCTTGATGAGGTCGAGGATCTGGCCCTGAATGGTGACGTCGAGCGCGGTGGTCGGCTCGTCGGCGATCAGCAACTTAGGTCTCGCCGCCAGTGCCATGGCGATCATAACGCGCTGGCGCATGCCGCCGGAAAACTGGTGCGGATATTCGTCGAAACGCGACGAGGCGTTGGGGATACGCACCTTTTCGAGCAGGCGGATGACTTCCTTCTTCGCATCGGCATTGCTGATGTCGGTATGGACCGTCAGCGCCTCGGCGATCTGCTTGCCAATTGGAAAAATTGGGTTGAGCGAGGTCATCGGCTCCTGGAAGATCATCGAGATGTCTTTGCCGCGCACGCGGCGCATCTGCTCTTCCTGCAGCGACAGCAATTCGCGGCCGTTGAGGAAGACCTGGCCTTCGATCCTGCTCGAATTCTTCGGCAGCAGCCGCATGATCGACAGCGAAGTGACGCTCTTGCCCGAGCCCGATTCGCCGACGATCGCCACCGTCTCGCGCGGCGCCACGTCGAACGAGATGTTGCGCACCACGGTGCGCCATTCGTCGTTCACCCGGAACGAGGTGGAAAGATTGCGGACAGACAGGACCGGGGTTACCGAACCACCGCCCTGCTCCATGGAAGTGCCGGAAAGCAGCATGGAAATCTCCTTCGGATCAGGCGGCGAGCGCGGTTTCGGCGAGCGTGACCCAATAGCTGACGCCAAAGGGAATTGCCTCGTCGTTGAAGTCGTAGGCAGCGTTGTGGAGGTTGGCGGTATCGCCGTTGCCGATGAAGATGAAGGCGCCGGGGCGCTTCTCCAGCATGTAGGAAAAATCCTCCGCGCCCATATGCGGCGCCATGCCGGTCTGCACCGACTTGGGACCGGCGACCTTGGCCGCGATCTCGATGGCAAAATCCGTCTCGTTGTCGTGGTTGAAGGTGACCGGATAACCGCGGCGATACATGACATCAGCCGTCGCGCCATGGGCGATCGCGGTTGATTGAGCCACTTCGCTCAGACGCTTCTCCGCAAAATCGCGAGTTTCCGGCAGCAGGGTGCGCACCGTGCCGGTCATCTTGACATAGGCCGGAATAACGTTGCTCGCCTCGCCGCCGTGGATCGAGGCGACAGTGACGACCAGCGACTTCAGGGGGTCGGTCTCGCGCGAAACGATGGACTGCAGCGCCAGCACGATATGTGAGGACACCAGGATCGGATCGATCGAATTGTGCGGCTGCGCGGCATGGCTGCCGCGGCCGTGGATGGTGATTTCGAACGTGTCGGCCGCCGCCATGATGCCGCCCTTGCGGGTGGAGAAACTGCCGACCGGAAGCCGCGGCTCGTTATGCATGCCGTAGACTTCCTTGATGCCGAACTTCTCCATCATGCCGTCGTTGATCATCGCCAGCGCGCCCGCGCCGCCCTCCTCCGCCGGCTGGAAGATCAGCGCGACCGAACCTTTGAAATTGCGAGTCTCGGCAAGGTATTGCGCAGCACCCAGCAGCATGGCGGTGTGGCCGTCATGACCGCAGGAATGCGCCTTGCCGGGCGTCTTGGACGCCCAGGGTTTGCCGGAGGTCTCGAGGATCGGCAGCGCGTCCATATCGGCGCGGAAACCAATGACCGGACCATCGCCCTGGCTGCCCTTGATGATTGCGACGACGCCGGTTCTGCCGATGCCGGTCTCGACGACGTCGCAGCCGAAGGCCCGCAGTTTTTCGGCGACGAATTTCGAGGTCTCGTGGACGTCGTAGAGCAGCTCAGGATTCTCGTGCAGATGGCGCCGCCATTCAGCGACCTGATCCTGCATTTCGGCGACGCGATTGATGACCGGCATAGTGATAACCCCGTTGTTTTTTTCATATTTCCACTCTGCCAAGGGTGGATGTCGGGCGGATATTGCGACGCGAAGACACGATTTTGCAAGCTTCAATTTTCCGGCTTGAACGGAAAATAGGCCTATGCTTAGATGGCTCAAAATTTGATCATGCTCGCCAAAAGCGGCAGGATGTAACTTGTTCTTAAGGTAGTTTCGGAGGAGGAACCGACAGGAAATACGCTGCGAAGTCAATAAGTTGAGGAAGGCGACTTCGCAGTCCCGAGGCACAAAAAGCCGGCTCGACCGGCAGGCCCAACCACAACTCATAAGAGAACGACAAGGGGAATAGCAGCATGAAAAACCTCAAACTTCTTTTGGCCGGCACAGTCGCCGCCCTCACCTTCGCCGGCGCCGCCGCGCATGCCGAACGGGGCACGGACGGAGATCTGAAGATCCTGTTCTGGCAGGCCGTTTCGACGATGAACCCCTACCTCTCCGGCGGCACCAAGGAAGTCTACGCGTCCTCGATGGTCATCGAGCCGCTCGCCCGCTACGACGAGAAGGGTGGTCTCGTGCCGATGCTGGTCACCGAGATTCCGACCGTCGAGAACGGCGGCGTCGCCAAGGACCTGCTCAGCATGACCTGGAAGATCAAGCCGGGCGTCAAATGGTCGGACGGCACGCCTTTTACGGCTGACGACGTCATCTTCACCTGGAAATACTGCATCGCGCCGGACGGCGGTTGCGCCCAGGCCGCCCAGTACGAGGGCGTCAAAAGCGTCGAGGCTCCGGATCCGCAGACGATCAAGATCACCTTTACCGAACCGAAGCCCTATCCCTACAGCGCTTTCGTCGGCGCCCAGTCGCCGGTCATCCAGAAGAAGCAGTTCGAAAACTGCGTCGGCGCCAAGGCTCCGGGCTGCACCTCGGCCAACTTCGGCCCGATCGGCACCGGTCCGTTCGTCGTCAAGGAATTCAAGCCGAACGACGTCATCACGCTGACCGCCAACACCAATTATCGCGATGCGGCAAAGCCTGCCTTCGCAACCGTGACCCTCAAGGGCGGCGGCGACGCTGCGTCGGCGGCCCGCGCCGTGCTCGAAACCGGCGAATACGATTATGCCTGGAACATGCAGGTAGAGCCGGAAATCCTCGCCAAGATGGTCGCCGCCGGCAAGGGCAAGCTGGAAACGGCATTCGGCACCCAGGTCGAACGTATCAACCTCAACCACTACAATGCCGATCCGTCGCTTGGCGCAAAACGCTCCACCAAGGACGCCGGCCCGCATCCTTCGCTGTCCGATCCGGCAGTCCGCCGCGCGCTTTCGCTCGCCATCGACCGCGACATCATCGTCGAGGCAGGATACGGCGCAGCCGGCAAGGCGACTTGTAACATCGTGCCCGCGCCAGCCGCCGTCGCTTCCACCAAGAACGACAGCTGGTGCCTGAAGCAGGATCTTGCGGCCGCCAACAAGCTGCTTGACGACGCCGGCTGGAAGAAAGGCCCGGATGGCATCCGCGCCAAGAACGGCGTGAAGCTCTCCTACCTCTACTCGACCTCCACCAACTCGGTTCGCCAGGCGACCCAGGAACTGGTGAAGGACATGTGGTCGCAGATTGGCGTCGGTGCCGAACTGCGCAACGCCAGCGCCTCGGTCTTCTTCGGCGGCGATCCGGCAAGCCCCGACACCTTCCAGAAGTTCTATGCCGACGTCGAAATGTACACCAACAACTTCGACGGCACCGATCCGGAAAAGTATCTCGCAGAGTGGCTGTGCGACAAGGTTCCCGGCCCGGCGAACGGCTGGCAGGGCCAGAACATCCCGCGTTACTGCAACCCGGCCTATGACAAGCTGCTCGGCGAACTTTCGAAGACCGCCGAGCTCGACAAGCGCGCAACACTTGCCAAGCAGCTCAACGACATGCTGACCGAGGAAGGCGCGCATATCCCGCTCGTCCACCGCGGTAGCGTCTCCTCGCATTCTCTCAAGCTCGCCGGCGTGAAGATGAACGCCTGGGATAGCGAGCTGTGGAACGTCGCCGACTGGTCGCGCACGAAGTGATGCCGATCACCGGGCCTGCCCTTGCGGCAGGCCCGGTGCCCGCATTTTCTTCTCCGCGCTAGTCTGGAGACTTATTGATGTTCACCTACACCTTGCGACGATTGCTCTTCGCAATCCCGACGCTGCTGATCATCAGCTTCGTCATTTTCGCGCTACTCGATCTTGCCCCCAACGATCCGACCGGCGACCTGCCGTTGACGATCCCGCCGGAGGTCCGCGAACAGATCCGCGCATCGCTCGGCCTCGATCAGCCATTCTTCTTCCGCTACCTCTACTGGCTGCAGCAATTCTTCATCAACGAACCTCTCAACATCCTCGAACGCCTGACCGGCTGGCAATTCGGCGATGGCACCCGCATGCGGGTGCTGTCCTGGGCGACCCGCAGCCCGGTGGTCGACCTGATCGTCCAGCGCCTGCCCCAGACGCTATGGGTCGTTGGTCTCGCCTACGTGTTCGGGGTGATGATCGCCGTTCCGATCGGCGTCATCTCCGCCTACAAGCAGTACTCGATCTTCGACCAGATCGGCACGTTCCTGTCGATGGTCGGATACTCGGTGCCGACCTTCTTCACCGGCGTGCTGCTGGTCGTCATCTTCTCCTCCTGGCTGCAATGGTTCCCGTCGGTCTATGACACCAACCTGGTCGTCAACGACTTCTCGAGCTTCCTGCAGCAGATCAAGCAGATGGCCTTGCCGGTCACCGTTCTGTCGCTTTTCAACGCCTCGCAGATCACCCGTTTCGTGCGGGCCTCGATGCTCGACAACCTGCACCAGGACTATGTACGCACCGCGCGTGCCAAGGGCGTCAAGGAAAAGTCGGTTCTGCTCATCCATGTGCTGCGCAACAGCCTGATCCCGGTCGTCACCGTGATCGCGCTCGGCGTGCCGACGATCTTTTCGGGCGCCATCATCACCGAGCAGATCTTTCGCGTGAACGGGCTTGGCCAATTGCTGATCATCGCGGTTCAGGGCGCCGATATCCCACTCGTCCAGACCCTGACCTTCATCTTCGCGGTGCTGATCGTGCTCTTCAACCTCATCGCCGACGTGCTTTACGGCATTCTTGACCCGAGGATCCGTTATGACTGATGCGACGCTTACAACCGCCCCGCCCGCCAAGGCGGCAACTCCCACCAGGTCGGCGCTCGCGGATATCTGGCGTCAGTTCCGTTCCCACAAGGGCGGAGTAGTCGGATTGATCGTGTTCACGTTCATCGTGCTGGCGGTGTTCGTAGGCCCGTATATCCACCGGGTGGCCCCGAACGCCATCAATATCCGCGACAAGAACCAATGGCCCTCCTGGGCACATCCGTTCGGCACCGATAACCTCGGCAAGGACATGCTTGCCCAGGTGCTCGCCGGCGGCCGCATCTCGCTTGCGGTCGGTATTACGGCGATGCTGCTGGCGCTTTTCCTCGGAACCCTGGTGGGGGTAGTCTCCGGCTATATCCGCAGGCTCGACGGTCCGCTGATGCGCGTCACCGACCTGTTCCTGGCCCTGCCGCTCCTGCCGCTGCTGCTCGTCATCCTGATGCTGTTTCGCGATACCTTGCGGGCGGCATTCGGACCGGAGACCGGCATCTTCATCCTGATCGTCTTCGTGATCGGAATCACCAGCTGGATGCACACCGCCCGTATCGTGCGCGGCGATGTGCTGGCCGTCAAAAGCCAGGAATTCATCCTGGCGGCGAAGGCGAGCGGCATGCGGGAGTATCGCATCATCCTCAGGCACATCCTGCCAAACGTGCTGAGCTCGATCATGGTTTCGGCGACATTGGGCATCGCTTCGGCGATCATCACGGAATCGGCGTTG
This region includes:
- a CDS encoding M20 aminoacylase family protein gives rise to the protein MPVINRVAEMQDQVAEWRRHLHENPELLYDVHETSKFVAEKLRAFGCDVVETGIGRTGVVAIIKGSQGDGPVIGFRADMDALPILETSGKPWASKTPGKAHSCGHDGHTAMLLGAAQYLAETRNFKGSVALIFQPAEEGGAGALAMINDGMMEKFGIKEVYGMHNEPRLPVGSFSTRKGGIMAAADTFEITIHGRGSHAAQPHNSIDPILVSSHIVLALQSIVSRETDPLKSLVVTVASIHGGEASNVIPAYVKMTGTVRTLLPETRDFAEKRLSEVAQSTAIAHGATADVMYRRGYPVTFNHDNETDFAIEIAAKVAGPKSVQTGMAPHMGAEDFSYMLEKRPGAFIFIGNGDTANLHNAAYDFNDEAIPFGVSYWVTLAETALAA
- a CDS encoding ABC transporter ATP-binding protein codes for the protein MLLSGTSMEQGGGSVTPVLSVRNLSTSFRVNDEWRTVVRNISFDVAPRETVAIVGESGSGKSVTSLSIMRLLPKNSSRIEGQVFLNGRELLSLQEEQMRRVRGKDISMIFQEPMTSLNPIFPIGKQIAEALTVHTDISNADAKKEVIRLLEKVRIPNASSRFDEYPHQFSGGMRQRVMIAMALAARPKLLIADEPTTALDVTIQGQILDLIKVLQEEEGMSVLFITHDMGVVAEVADRTIVMYRGDAVETGETGDIFHRGQHPYTRALLSAVPRLGSMGERKLPLRFPIVDIKTGEQMPLADVTDTVGKGKTPILDVKDLTTRFDIHSGLFGRKSGAVHAVEKVSFDLFPGETLSLVGESGCGKSTTGRSVTRLITPTSGEVTLDGYEVMKLDQPTLRQMRRSIQMVFQDPFASLNPRMSVGSAVMEPYVEHSLGTKQQARDKAASLMEKVGLSADMMKRFPHEFSGGQRQRIAIARALMLDPKIIVADEAVSALDVSIKAQVCNLLLDLQQSLNLAFLFISHDMAVVERVSHRVAVMYLGEIVEIGPRAAVFENPQHPYTKKLMSAVPVPDPSRRRIKRNMSTDEIKSPIRPVNYVPPKREYREVSAGHVVQVA
- a CDS encoding peptide ABC transporter substrate-binding protein, with the translated sequence MKNLKLLLAGTVAALTFAGAAAHAERGTDGDLKILFWQAVSTMNPYLSGGTKEVYASSMVIEPLARYDEKGGLVPMLVTEIPTVENGGVAKDLLSMTWKIKPGVKWSDGTPFTADDVIFTWKYCIAPDGGCAQAAQYEGVKSVEAPDPQTIKITFTEPKPYPYSAFVGAQSPVIQKKQFENCVGAKAPGCTSANFGPIGTGPFVVKEFKPNDVITLTANTNYRDAAKPAFATVTLKGGGDAASAARAVLETGEYDYAWNMQVEPEILAKMVAAGKGKLETAFGTQVERINLNHYNADPSLGAKRSTKDAGPHPSLSDPAVRRALSLAIDRDIIVEAGYGAAGKATCNIVPAPAAVASTKNDSWCLKQDLAAANKLLDDAGWKKGPDGIRAKNGVKLSYLYSTSTNSVRQATQELVKDMWSQIGVGAELRNASASVFFGGDPASPDTFQKFYADVEMYTNNFDGTDPEKYLAEWLCDKVPGPANGWQGQNIPRYCNPAYDKLLGELSKTAELDKRATLAKQLNDMLTEEGAHIPLVHRGSVSSHSLKLAGVKMNAWDSELWNVADWSRTK
- a CDS encoding ABC transporter permease, with protein sequence MFTYTLRRLLFAIPTLLIISFVIFALLDLAPNDPTGDLPLTIPPEVREQIRASLGLDQPFFFRYLYWLQQFFINEPLNILERLTGWQFGDGTRMRVLSWATRSPVVDLIVQRLPQTLWVVGLAYVFGVMIAVPIGVISAYKQYSIFDQIGTFLSMVGYSVPTFFTGVLLVVIFSSWLQWFPSVYDTNLVVNDFSSFLQQIKQMALPVTVLSLFNASQITRFVRASMLDNLHQDYVRTARAKGVKEKSVLLIHVLRNSLIPVVTVIALGVPTIFSGAIITEQIFRVNGLGQLLIIAVQGADIPLVQTLTFIFAVLIVLFNLIADVLYGILDPRIRYD
- a CDS encoding ABC transporter permease; translated protein: MTDATLTTAPPAKAATPTRSALADIWRQFRSHKGGVVGLIVFTFIVLAVFVGPYIHRVAPNAINIRDKNQWPSWAHPFGTDNLGKDMLAQVLAGGRISLAVGITAMLLALFLGTLVGVVSGYIRRLDGPLMRVTDLFLALPLLPLLLVILMLFRDTLRAAFGPETGIFILIVFVIGITSWMHTARIVRGDVLAVKSQEFILAAKASGMREYRIILRHILPNVLSSIMVSATLGIASAIITESALSFLGLGFPSDFPTWGRLLFDGANFLQLTPSRVLWPGLAISLTVLSVNYMGDAIRDALDPRALKH